One Chromatiales bacterium genomic window carries:
- the motD gene encoding flagellar motor protein MotD, whose amino-acid sequence MARRRRQTEEHENHERWLVSYADFITLLFAFFVVMYSISSVNEGKYRVLSDALVNAFRDPARSLDPIQVGELAKAPYSPVNPTVRQLPPSLELPLSASLIEGVSSGPGPQAEAIADEVQAAMQPLIDNDLIDIRRLDDRIEVEIKTSILFDSGSASAAGESTPVLRRLAEILRNYPNRIHVEGFTDNLPINTLVYPSNWELSAARAATVVRILEEYGVDPARLAATGFGEHQPVADNATAEGRSANRRVVLVVMGEADDQARRPAAGLQP is encoded by the coding sequence ATGGCTCGCCGACGCAGACAGACCGAGGAGCATGAAAACCACGAACGCTGGCTGGTGTCCTATGCGGATTTCATCACCCTGCTGTTCGCCTTTTTCGTCGTGATGTACTCGATTTCTTCCGTCAACGAGGGCAAGTACCGCGTGCTGTCCGATGCACTGGTGAACGCGTTCCGCGATCCCGCGCGCTCGCTCGATCCGATCCAGGTCGGCGAGCTGGCGAAGGCGCCCTATTCGCCGGTGAATCCCACGGTGCGCCAACTGCCGCCGTCGCTGGAGCTGCCCCTGAGCGCCTCGCTGATCGAGGGCGTCTCCAGCGGGCCCGGCCCGCAGGCCGAGGCGATCGCCGACGAGGTGCAGGCCGCCATGCAGCCGCTGATCGACAACGACCTCATCGACATCCGCCGGCTGGATGACCGCATCGAGGTGGAGATCAAGACCAGCATCCTGTTCGACAGCGGCAGTGCGTCAGCGGCCGGCGAATCCACGCCGGTGCTGCGACGTCTGGCCGAGATCCTGCGCAATTACCCGAATCGCATCCACGTGGAAGGCTTCACCGACAACCTGCCCATCAACACGCTCGTCTACCCCTCCAACTGGGAGCTGTCGGCCGCGCGTGCCGCCACCGTGGTGCGCATCCTCGAGGAGTACGGCGTCGATCCCGCGCGTCTGGCCGCCACCGGTTTCGGCGAGCACCAGCCGGTGGCCGACAACGCCACCGCCGAGGGCCGCAGCGCCAACCGCCGGGTGGTGCTGGTGGTGATGGGCGAGGCGGACGACCAGGCACGTCGCCCGGCAGCGGGGCTGCAGCCATGA
- a CDS encoding ParA family protein, protein MTTWAVANQKGGVGKTTTAVTLAGWLARMGHEVLLVDLDPHGSLTSYFGLDPETLERGVYTLFERSVAKEPLDPQGVIHPTGFERLSVLPASTALATLDRQLGAQGGMGLVVARALREVAGHYQHVFIDCPPMMGVLMVNALAACEHLVVPVQTEFLALKGLERMVHSLEMIQRSRRMDLPYTIVPTMFDRRTRAAVDSLRQVRERYGARVWEAMIPVDTQFREASKAGVPLSLRAPGSRGARAYQALLESLIDRVQTNKAMAS, encoded by the coding sequence ATGACCACCTGGGCCGTCGCCAACCAGAAGGGCGGGGTGGGCAAGACCACCACGGCGGTGACGCTGGCCGGGTGGCTGGCACGCATGGGGCACGAGGTGCTGCTCGTCGACCTCGACCCGCATGGCTCGCTCACCTCCTATTTCGGCCTCGACCCGGAGACCCTGGAGCGCGGCGTGTACACCCTGTTCGAGCGCTCGGTGGCGAAGGAGCCGCTGGACCCGCAGGGCGTGATCCACCCCACCGGCTTCGAGCGCCTGTCGGTGCTGCCGGCCTCCACCGCGCTGGCCACCCTGGACCGCCAGCTTGGCGCCCAGGGCGGCATGGGGCTGGTGGTGGCGCGCGCCCTGCGCGAGGTCGCCGGGCATTATCAGCACGTCTTCATCGACTGCCCGCCGATGATGGGGGTGCTGATGGTCAACGCGCTGGCCGCCTGCGAGCACCTGGTCGTGCCGGTACAGACCGAGTTCCTGGCCCTCAAGGGCCTGGAGCGCATGGTGCACAGCCTGGAGATGATCCAGCGCTCGCGCAGGATGGACCTGCCCTATACCATCGTGCCGACCATGTTCGACCGGCGCACCCGGGCCGCCGTCGACAGCCTGCGGCAGGTCCGCGAGCGCTATGGCGCGCGGGTCTGGGAGGCGATGATCCCGGTGGACACCCAGTTCCGCGAGGCGAGCAAGGCGGGCGTGCCGCTGTCGTTGCGCGCCCCGGGGTCGCGCGGCGCGCGGGCCTACCAGGCCCTGCTGGAAAGCCTCATCGATCGGGTACAGACCAACAAGGCGATGGCGTCATGA
- a CDS encoding chemotaxis protein CheW encodes MSTKSGSRLSGHQQALGDYLASLLEEVPEYTPAEAPPEALPPAPVLERLPAMPLPPVAPAEPPAEPALPAAPVEVEAPAVTEPPAVTGTELSPAAAPAGEQAIPSWAEAPFPCLLFTVDGLNLAVPLVHLNGIQPWREELTPMPNHQPWYLGLARNQGVNTRVVDTALVVLPPERRQAMDDAGRQPFGNVILIDEARWGLACTAVGDMITLQPDDVRWRSQRGRRPWLAGTVIKEMCALLDTSALAEMLASGRRD; translated from the coding sequence ATGAGTACGAAGTCCGGTTCCCGTCTCTCCGGCCACCAGCAGGCCCTGGGCGACTACCTCGCCAGCCTGCTGGAAGAGGTGCCGGAATACACGCCGGCCGAGGCGCCGCCGGAGGCCCTGCCGCCGGCCCCGGTGCTGGAGCGTCTGCCGGCCATGCCGCTGCCGCCGGTGGCCCCGGCCGAGCCGCCTGCCGAACCCGCGCTGCCGGCCGCGCCCGTCGAGGTGGAGGCGCCGGCCGTGACCGAGCCGCCGGCCGTCACCGGGACGGAGCTGAGCCCGGCCGCCGCGCCGGCAGGCGAGCAGGCCATCCCGTCCTGGGCCGAGGCCCCCTTCCCCTGCCTGCTGTTCACCGTCGACGGCCTGAACCTGGCCGTGCCGCTGGTGCACCTGAACGGCATCCAGCCCTGGCGCGAGGAGCTGACGCCCATGCCCAACCACCAGCCCTGGTATCTGGGGCTGGCGCGCAACCAGGGGGTGAACACGCGGGTGGTGGATACGGCACTGGTGGTGCTGCCGCCGGAACGCCGGCAGGCCATGGACGACGCCGGGCGCCAGCCCTTCGGCAACGTGATCCTGATCGACGAGGCGCGCTGGGGGCTGGCCTGTACCGCCGTGGGCGACATGATCACGCTCCAGCCCGACGACGTGCGCTGGCGCAGCCAGCGCGGCCGGCGTCCCTGGCTGGCCGGCACGGTCATCAAGGAGATGTGCGCGCTGCTCGACACCTCGGCCCTGGCCGAGATGCTGGCGAGCGGTCGTCGCGACTGA
- a CDS encoding DUF2802 domain-containing protein: MIELAYQPWFLLSLCGLLLLGMGLVVLLFALQVRELRRRDQARETAIESLQNLLRARAPAPARGPDEHQLRLARQFDELRARQERLELQAMEAHGYHQAIDWVRRGADVDQLVRKLGLSRGEAELLQALHRAREAG; this comes from the coding sequence ATGATTGAACTCGCCTACCAACCCTGGTTCCTGCTCAGCCTTTGCGGCCTTCTGCTGCTGGGCATGGGGCTGGTGGTGCTGCTGTTCGCCCTGCAGGTGCGCGAGCTGCGACGTCGCGACCAGGCGCGGGAGACGGCCATCGAGTCGCTGCAGAACCTGCTGCGCGCCCGTGCCCCGGCACCTGCGCGTGGGCCGGACGAGCATCAGCTGCGGCTGGCACGCCAGTTCGACGAGCTGCGTGCCCGCCAGGAGCGGCTCGAGCTGCAGGCCATGGAGGCCCATGGCTATCATCAGGCCATCGACTGGGTACGCCGCGGCGCGGATGTCGACCAGCTCGTGCGCAAGCTCGGCCTGAGCCGCGGCGAGGCCGAGCTGCTGCAGGCCCTGCATCGCGCCCGCGAGGCCGGCTGA
- a CDS encoding chemotaxis protein CheW — protein MNDHARSTDDKDRTLQWVTFRLGDETYAINVMQVQEVLRMTDIAPVPGAPDFVLGIINLRGNVVTVIDARARIGLPSREFDDDTRIVIIEAGTQVVGIVVDSVAEVMYVKESEVEAAPAVGNDESSKYIEGVVSRDDSITILMDLNKMLTDEEWQEIASL, from the coding sequence ATGAACGATCACGCGCGTAGTACCGACGACAAGGACCGCACGCTGCAGTGGGTGACCTTCCGGCTGGGTGACGAGACCTATGCCATCAACGTGATGCAGGTGCAGGAAGTGCTGCGCATGACCGACATCGCCCCGGTGCCGGGTGCGCCGGACTTCGTGCTGGGCATCATCAACCTGCGCGGCAATGTCGTCACCGTCATCGACGCCCGCGCGCGCATCGGCCTGCCCTCGCGCGAGTTCGACGACGACACCCGCATCGTCATCATCGAGGCCGGCACCCAGGTGGTCGGCATCGTGGTCGATTCCGTGGCCGAGGTGATGTACGTGAAGGAGTCCGAGGTCGAGGCGGCACCGGCCGTCGGCAACGACGAGAGCTCCAAGTACATCGAGGGCGTGGTGAGCCGCGACGACTCCATCACCATTTTGATGGACCTGAACAAGATGCTCACCGACGAGGAGTGGCAGGAGATCGCCAGCCTCTGA
- a CDS encoding flagellar motor protein yields the protein MDILSILGILLALTAIVGGNILEGGHTSSLLQLTAFLIVAGGTVGAVLLQTSPATFLRALKMLAWVFRPPKSERMALLERIVEWSQIARKDGLLGLETASEEEPDLFARKGLQLLVDGSEPEAIRGILEVELDTREQAEMGCAKVYESAGGYAPTIGILGAVLGLIHVMENLSDPSRLGPGIAVAFVATIYGVGLANLFLLPIANKLKTLIRQESQTREMLIEGVVAIAEGENPRVIESKLQGYL from the coding sequence GCATCCTCGGCATCCTGCTGGCGCTGACCGCCATCGTCGGCGGCAACATCCTCGAGGGCGGGCATACCTCATCGCTGCTGCAGCTCACCGCCTTTCTGATCGTCGCCGGCGGCACGGTCGGGGCGGTGCTGCTGCAGACCTCGCCGGCGACCTTCCTGCGGGCGCTGAAGATGCTCGCCTGGGTCTTCCGCCCGCCGAAGAGCGAGCGCATGGCCCTGCTCGAGCGCATCGTGGAGTGGAGCCAGATCGCCCGCAAGGATGGCCTGCTCGGGCTGGAGACGGCCTCCGAGGAGGAGCCCGACCTGTTTGCACGCAAGGGGCTACAGTTACTGGTGGACGGCAGCGAGCCGGAGGCGATACGCGGCATCCTGGAGGTGGAGCTCGACACCCGCGAGCAGGCCGAGATGGGCTGCGCGAAGGTATATGAATCCGCGGGCGGCTATGCGCCCACCATCGGCATCCTCGGCGCCGTGCTGGGGCTGATCCACGTGATGGAGAACCTCTCCGATCCGAGCCGTCTCGGGCCGGGGATCGCCGTGGCCTTCGTCGCCACGATCTATGGCGTGGGGCTTGCCAACCTGTTCCTGCTGCCCATCGCCAACAAGCTCAAGACACTGATCCGGCAGGAGTCGCAGACGCGCGAGATGCTGATCGAGGGCGTGGTGGCCATCGCCGAGGGCGAGAACCCGCGCGTGATCGAGAGCAAGCTGCAGGGCTATCTCTAG